From Carassius auratus strain Wakin chromosome 22, ASM336829v1, whole genome shotgun sequence, a single genomic window includes:
- the LOC113040780 gene encoding zinc finger protein 554-like: MRIHTGVKPYVCDQCWMSFANLSNLKSHLITHSGERPYNCDQCGKSFSGAKSLKNHMIVHSKKEHHKCSLCEKSFAQLLHLKNHQKRHSGVKNHMCFDCGKSFIRNVELRLHQRIHTGEKPYKCSHCDETFSSYGSWKRHERTHTGEKPYYCSSCGKSFTQSSSLLRHTRNICQKSH, encoded by the coding sequence atgaggatccacactggagtgaagcCTTATGTGTGTGATCAGTGTTGGATGAGTTTTGCAAATCTAAGCAACTTAAAATCACATCTGATCACTCATTCTGGAGAAAGACCATATaactgtgatcagtgtggaaaaagCTTTTCTGGTGCAAAATCCCTGAAAAACCACATGATAGTTCATTCAAAGAAGGAACATCACAAGTGTTCTTTGTGTGAAAAGAGTTTTGCTCAGctgctacatttaaaaaatcaccagAAAAGACACAGCGGTGTGAAGAATCATATGTGCTTTGATTGTGGGAAGTCctttattagaaatgttgaacTCAGACTGCACCagagaatccacactggagaaaaaccttacaaaTGTTCACATTGTGACGAGACATTCAGTAGTTATGGATCTTGGAAAAGACATGAAAggacccacactggagagaagccgtattACTGCTCTTCATGTGGGAAAAGTTTCACTCAATCATCTTCTCTTCTTCGACATACAAGAAACATATGTCAGAAATCACATTAA
- the LOC113039510 gene encoding gastrula zinc finger protein XlCGF57.1-like produces MNDPEPCEIKQEDFEQQIDPIEENKEIKELVEVVKKHQVKTEETSWSSPLKNDNIRFTCLQCGTSFSCKQNLDLHIKCNCGGKPYACDEAHKIYTIKGNLIDHMKIHSVEKPHICDPCGKSFAQKQNLDEHKKTHNMERPYKCDQCGKSFPFRGNLDKHMRIHTGEKPHKCDQCGKSFTQNGNLKEHIKIHTAEKPYTCDQCGKSFIKKGALNNHMKIHTGEKPYLCDQCGKSFPQKRNFNEHMKIHTGERPFTCDQCGKRFTHKGNFNDHMAIHTGEKPHICAQCGMSYARKAYLNEHMKIHTGEKPHTCAQCGKSYARKGYLNDHMKIHTGEKLHKCDQCGKSFRKSSVFKVHLLTHSRERLYNCDQCGKKFFRADFLKDHMKVHTKERPYVCSFCGKSFRQIGNLKSHQKRHSGVKDHSCSQCGKAFFTDSEMKQHQIVHTTETPYKCSHCDRSFKRSEYLKIHEMIHTGEKPYHCHSCGKRFTHYSSLICHKKNVCK; encoded by the coding sequence atccAATAGAAGAGAACAAGGAGATTAAAGAACTCGTTGAAGTGGTGAAGAAACATCAGGTCAAAACTGAAGAAACCTCCTGGAGTTCCCCATTGAAAAACGACAATATACGTTTCACTTGCCTTCAGTGTGGAACGAGTTTTTCATGCAAACAAAATCTCGACCTtcacataaaatgtaattgtggAGGAAAGCCATATGCGTGTGACGAGGCGCATAAGATTTACACAATAAAAGGAAACCTTATTGATCACATGAAAATTCACTCTGTAGAAAAGCCACACATCTGTGATCCGTGCGGGAAGAGTTTCGCACAAAAACAAAAccttgatgaacataagaaaACCCACAACATGGAAAGGCCGTACAAATGTGACCAATGTGGGAAAAGTTTCCCATTTAGAGGAAACCTTGACAAACAtatgaggatccacactggagagaagccgcacaaatgtgatcagtgcgggaagagttttacACAAAATGGAAACCTTAAAGAACACATAAAAATTCACACTGCAGAGAAgccatacacatgtgatcagtgcgggaagagtttcattAAAAAAGGAGCGCTTAATAatcacatgaaaatccacaccggagagaaaccgtacttgtgtgatcagtgcgggaagagttttccACAAAAACGGAATTTTAACGaacacatgaaaatccacactggGGAGAGGCCGTTCACCTGTGATCAATGCGGGAAGAGATTCACACATAAAGGGAACTTTAACGACCACATGGcaattcacaccggagagaaaccacACATATGTGCTCAGTGCGGAATGAGTTATGCTCGGAAAGCTTACCTTAATGaacacatgaaaatccacaccggagagaaaccgcACACATGTGCTCAATGTGGGAAGAGTTATGCTCGAAAAGGATACCTTAATGatcacatgaaaatccacaccGGGGAGAAACTGCACaagtgtgatcagtgtgggaagagtttccgAAAATCAAGTGTTTTTAAAGTACACCTGCTTACTCATTCTAGAGAAAGACTGTATAACTGTGACCAGTGCGGTAAGAAGTTTTTTAGGGCAGATTTCCTGAAGGACCACATGAAAGTTCATACCAAGGAGAGACCTTATGTGTGTTCAttttgtggaaagagttttagacAGATTGGTAATTTAAAGTCACACCAGAAAAGACACAGCGGCGTGAAGGATCATTCTTGTTCTCAGTGTGGCAAGGCTTTTTTTACTGATAGTGAAATGAAACAGCACCAGATAGTTCACACTACAGAAacaccttacaagtgttcacactgcgaCAGGAGCTTCAAACGGTCAGAATATCTGAAAAtacacgagatgatccacactggagagaagccgtaccACTGCCATTCATGTGGGAAGCGTTTCACTCATTATTCTTCTCTaatctgtcataaaaaaaatgtatgcaagtaG